One Spinacia oleracea cultivar Varoflay chromosome 4, BTI_SOV_V1, whole genome shotgun sequence DNA segment encodes these proteins:
- the LOC110798217 gene encoding polyamine oxidase 5, with translation MEHNQPVDHILNASSDGCIERRICATPSVIVIGGGISGVAAARFLANASFKVILLESRDRLGGRIHTDYSFGCPVDMGASWLHGVCNENPLSPLIRSLGLKLYRTSGDDSVIYDHDLDSCSLFTKDGQQIPQHLVIEVGEIFKSILKETEKIRDAHSDDMSVLQAISIVLDAHPHLRQKGLAHEVLQWFLCRLEAWFAADADMISLKTWDQEQVLSGGHGLMTQGYYPLIDTLSKDIDIRLNHRVTNISSGLNMVKVTMDDSTELIADAAIITVPLGVLKANLINFEPKLPDWKMSAISDLGVGNENKIALRFSEVFWPDVELLGMVAPNSFSCGYFLNLHKAIGRPVLVYMIAGRCAYDLEKLSDEAAVDFVMLQLKKMFPNATEPVQYLVSRWGTDPNSLGCYSYDLVGKPTDVYDRLRAPVGSLFFGGEAVSTGDHQGSVHGAYSAGIMAADNCQSHLLERLSNMEKFHLIPWTEQSHDASIPLQISRM, from the exons ATGGAGCATAATCAACCCGTCGATCACATTTTGAACG CTTCCAGTGATGGATGCATTGAGAGGCGAATTTGTGCAACTCCTTCTGTCATTGTCATTGGTGGTGGTATTTCTGGAGTTGCTGCTGCCCGTTTTCTCGCTAATGCGTCATTCAAG GTGATTTTGTTGGAATCACGTGATAGGCTTGGTGGCCGAATTCATACTGATTACTCGTTTGGCTGTCCAGTTGACATGGGGGCCTCATG GCTACACGGTGTCTGCAATGAAAATCCATTGTCTCCGTTGATACGTTCTTTAGGGCTTAAATTATATCGTACCAGTGGTGACGACTCTGTGATCTATGACCATGACTTAGACAG CTGTAGCCTCTTCACTAAAGATGGGCAACAGATTCCGCAGCATTTGGTCATTGAAGTTGGCGAAATATTTAAAAGTATCCTCAAGGAG ACTGAGAAAATTAGGGATGCCCACAGTGATGACATGTCTGTTCTTCAAGCCATTTCAATTGTGCTGGATGCCCATCCACACTTGAG ACAAAAAGGGCTAGCTCATGAAGTACTTCAGTGGTTCTTGTGTAGATTAGAAGCTTGGTTTGCTGCTGATGCAGATATGATATCCTTGAAAACTTGGGatcag GAACAAGTTCTTTCTGGTGGTCATGGACTAATGACGCAAGGTTACTACCCTTTAATAGATACGCTTTCCAAGGACATTGACATACGGTTGAATCACAG GGTTACAAATATTTCTAGTGGGCTGAATATGGTGAAGGTAACAATGGACGATAGCACTGAATTGATTGCCGATGCTGCAATCATTACAGTGCCTCTCGGTGTTCTGAAAGCCAACTTGATTAATTTTGAACCGAAGTTGCCAGATTGGAAGATGTCTGCAATATCAGATCTTGGGGTGGGAAATGAGAACAAAATTGCTTTGAGATTTTCGGAAGTTTTTTGGCCCGATGTTGAATTGTTAGGAATGGTCGCTCCGAATTCTTTCAGCTGTGGTTATTTTCTGAATCTGCACAAGGCGATTGGACGCCCTGTCCTTGTCTATATGATTGCGGGAAGGTGTGCTTACGATCTTGAGAAGCTTTCAGATGAGGCGGCAGTAGACTTTGTAATGTTACAGCTCAAGAAAATGTTTCCAAACGCCACTGAGCCA GTCCAGTATCTTGTTTCTCGTTGGGGAACAGACCCTAACTCTCTCGGTTGTTATTCATACGACTTAGTGGGAAAGCCTACAGATGTATATGACAGACTAAGAGCACCAGTTGGTAGCCTCTTCTTCGGTGGTGAAGCAGTTAGCACGGGTGATCACCAAGGTTCTGTGCACGGAGCTTACTCAGCAGGAATAATGGCTGCTGATAATTGTCAGAGCCATCTCTTAGAAAGACTTAGCAACATGGAAAAGTTCCACCTTATCCCTTGGACGGAACAAAGTCATGACGCTTCTATTCCTCTTCAAATTTCTAGGATGTAA
- the LOC110798215 gene encoding ras-related protein RHN1, which produces MATIGHNNLNAKLVLLGDMGAGKSSVVLRFVKGQFLEFQESTIGAAFFSQTLAVNDATVKFEIWDTAGQERYHSLAPMYYRGAAAAIIVYDITTQESFSRAKKWVQELQKQGNPNMVMALAGNKADLEEKRVVLAEEARTYAEENGLFFMETSAKTAKNVNEIFYEIAKKLPRAQAPQNPAGMVLVDRQGDAARASSCCS; this is translated from the exons ATGGCGACAATCGGACACAACAATCTCAATGCAAAATTG GTACTTCTCGGTGACATGGGAGCTGGAAAATCCAGCGTTGTTCTTCGGTTTGTCAAAGGTCAATTTCTCGAATTCCAG GAATCGACGATCGGAGCCGCGTTTTTCTCGCAGACATTAGCAGTAAATGACGCCACAGTGAAGTTTGAGATATGGGATACTGCAGGTCAAGAAAGGTACCACAGTTTGGCTCCTATGTATTACAGAGGTGCTGCCGCCGCGATCATCGTATACGACATTACTACACAG GAGTCCTTTTCTCGTGCTAAGAAGTGGGTACAGGAACTTCAGAAGCAAG GGAATCCAAACATGGTAATGGCACTCGCAGGGAACAAAGCTGATTTGGAAGAGAAAAGGGTTGTTTTAGCTGAA GAGGCACGTACGTACGCTGAAGAAAATGGTCTTTTCTTCATGGAAACATCGGCGAAAACAGCAAAGAATGTGAATGAGATATTTTATGAAATAG CCAAAAAATTACCGAGGGCTCAAGCGCCACAGAATCCAGCTGGAATGGTTCTTGTCGATCGGCAGGGAGATGCGGCCAGAGCTTCATCATGCTGTTCTTAA
- the LOC110798214 gene encoding trans-cinnamate:CoA ligase, peroxisomal produces MEKLNKCEANYAALTPITMLKRASMCYADRTSIIYGQARFTWRDTYVRCRRLASSLNSLGIAKNDVVSVLAPNIPALYEMHFAVPMAGGVLNTINTMLDANTVKNILSHSEAKILFVDYEYISLACKAMRLLKAEANPSVAIPSVILITEIGFPMKDDDGSSIKQGELKYEQLLMSSNRDLVTESSLPLVDVDMPLSYNLKRHHSSLLEYEQLILMGDPNFVPPNLVDEWDPIALNYTSGTTSAPKGVVYSHRGAYLSTLSMLLGWEMGTEPVYLWSLPMFHCNGWTFTWGIAARGGTNVCIRKTTASEIYRSIALHGVTHMCCAPVVFNIIREAKPEERVQIKSRVQILTGGAPPPAALLQEMGQLGFHVVHAYGLTEATGPALVCEWQTKWDPLPHEEQARLKARQGVSVLSMVDVDVKDIKTQTSVPRDGETKGEIVLRGSGIMKGYLKNEKGTSEAFKDGWFHTGDVGVIHQDGYVEIKDRLKDVIISGGENISSLEVETVIFRHPKVLDVAVVAIPHPRWGETPCAFVVKRVKNENWTGQEIMGHCKSNLPHYMVPKKVIFVAEIPKTATGKPQKDILRDFAKKCINESTTKKEHQTDQLITMSRL; encoded by the exons ATGGAGAAGTTAAACAAGTGTGAGGCGAACTATGCAGCTCTTACACCAATAACCATGTTGAAAAGAGCTTCTATGTGTTATGCAGACCGGACTTCCATTATCTATGGTCAAGCCCGCTTCACTTGGAGAGACACTTATGTTCGTTGTCGTCGCCTCGCCTCTTCCCTTAACTCTCTTGGTATTGCCAAGAATGATGTG GTATCAGTGTTAGCACCAAACATACCAGCATTATACGAGATGCACTTTGCAGTACCAATGGCAGGAGGGGTACTAAACACCATCAATACTATGCTCGATGCCAACACTGTCAAGAATATCCTCTCCCATTCTGAAGCCAAGATTCTGTTTGTTGACTATGAGTATATCTCTTTAGCTTGTAAAGCTATGCGCCTTCTTAAAGCTGAAGCGAATCCATCAGTAGCCATACCATCTGTCATCCTTATCACTGAGATTGGTTTTCCAATGAAAGATGATGATGGTAGTAGTATCAAACAAGGTGAACTCAAATATGAGCAACTACTTATGAGCAGCAACCGCGATTTGGTGACAGAGTCTTCCCTCCCTTTGGTGGATGTTGATATGCCCTTAAGCTACAATCTTAAGCGTCATCATAGCAGTCTTTTGGAGTATGAACAATTGATTTTAATGGGGGATCCTAATTTTGTGCCTCCAAACTTGGTTGATGAGTGGGATCCAATTGCTCTTAACTACACTTCTGGTACTACATCTGCACCTAAAGGTGTGGTATATAGTCATCGTGGGGCATACCTTAGCACTTTGAGTATGCTATTAGGGTGGGAAATGGGAACTGAACCTGTTTATTTGTGGTCATTACCCATGTTTCATTGCAATGGGTGGACATTCACATGGGGTATTGCGGCCCGAGGTGGGACTAATGTGTGTATCCGTAAGACTACTGCGTCCGAGATCTATCGGAGCATTGCCCTACATGGGGTTACACACATGTGTTGCGCACCCGTTGTGTTCAACATCATTCGTGAGGCAAAGCCTGAAGAGCGAGTTCAGATTAAGTCTCGGGTTCAAATCTTAACAGGTGGTGCCCCACCTCCTGCAGCGTTACTGCAAGAGATGGGGCAGCTAGGGTTTCACGTAGTACATGCTTATGGGCTTACTGAGGCCACGGGACCCGCCTTAGTATGCGAGTGGCAAACCAAGTGGGACCCTTTACCACACGAGGAACAAGCCCGACTAAAGGCACGTCAAGGGGTCAGCGTATTAAGCATGGTGGATGTTGATGTCAAAGATATAAAAACACAAACAAGTGTGCCTCGTGATGGGGAAACAAAGGGGGAAATTGTACTTCGTGGTAGTGGTATAATGAAAGGATACTTAAAGAATGAGAAAGGAACATCGGAGGCTTTTAAGGATGGATGGTTCCATACGGGCGATGTAGGTGTTATCCATCAAGATGGGTATGTAGAAATTAAAGATAGGTTGAAAGATGTGATTATATCCGGTGGGGAGAATATTAGTAGTTTGGAGGTGGAAACTGTGATATTCCGTCATCCAAAGGTGTTGGATGTAGCGGTCGTGGCAATCCCCCATCCGCGTTGGGGAGAAACTCCTTGCGCGTTTGTAGTGAAAAGGGTCAAAAATGAAAACTGGACGGGACAAGAGATCATGGGACATTGTAAGAGTAACCTTCCACATTATATGGTACCTAAGAAGGTGATATTTGTAGCAGAGATACCTAAGACAGCCACCGGAAAACCACAAAAGGACATATTGAGGGATTTTGCAAAAAAGTGTATCAACGAATCAACCACGAAAAAGGAGCATCAAACAGATCAATTAATCACTATGTCACGCTTATAG
- the LOC110798223 gene encoding uncharacterized protein: protein MDDCYDLLGVSQNANTSEIMKCSFVGLLSKFTFLNSLSKFTFKREEKSEVSAVRMEMSGGGVGWVAQMRDWASFVGFRPAIARVLRGEEDELRNFRDSLRTYLPVKPDAPSTMMS from the exons ATGGACGATTGCTATGATCTGCTTGG ggtttctcAAAATGCGAACACTTCGGAAATTATGAAATGTTCATTCGTCGGATTACTTTCAAAATTCACATTCCTCAATTCACTTTCAAAATTCACTttcaaaagagaagagaagtcGGAAGTATCAGCGGTTAGGATGGAGATGTCGGGAGGTGGGGTCGGGTGGGTAGCCCAGATGAGAGATTGGGCGAGTTTTGTGGGGTTTCGACCGGCGATTGCAAGGGTTTTGAGAGGGGAAGAGGATGAGTTGAGGAATTTTAGGGATTCTTTGAGGACGTATTTACCTGTGAAGCCTGATGCGCCGAGTACGATGATGTCatag